The following are encoded in a window of Colletotrichum lupini chromosome 3, complete sequence genomic DNA:
- a CDS encoding DNA ligase I, translating into MPSPSKKRKLNDQSSTGVPSRGLEYFFSKQKQNGTSSLKPTTEPAPEAISNGTGSADQQPELTDEELARKLQAEWDAEVQNERAESTPCPEPVNDPSLRLNETNGEEPIEAKSGLKGSPTSSVLPIVTPKTKTLSLSSVANAEDTVSATIPLDQSPLIFDPSEYVPRLKESWAAEGGHASYAFLTRCFILVSATQSRIKIVDTLVNCIRVLIEADPESLLPAVWLATNSISPPYISLELGLGGSAISKALKQVCGLDGRSLKTLYDKHGDAGDVAFEAKKKQSFTLRKPKPLTIKAVYQSLVKIANSQGNGSGEAKQRIVDRLLQDARGGEESRFIVRTLCQHLRIGAVKTTMLIALSRALFLSRPPGAEFPLRSVKDLQKLKKEELAEVWSRPEEILKACFARRPNYNDLVPVLLEIGVCDELLLRCDLTLHIPLRPMLGSITRDLSEMLTKLQGRDFACEFKYDGQRAQIHCDESGKISIFSRHLELMTDKYPDLVALMPKVRGEGVNSFIMEGEVVAVDSETGDLKNFQTLSNRARKDVAIGSVQVNVCMFAFDLMFLNGQPLLNRPFRERRELLRSMFIEVPRQFTWVKSLDATSQDSDAVLEFFKAATNIKCEGIMVKILDNLTDVPYHGDGAVDADGEVAEEPRTPSKSKSRSKGTKGEEGAPKKKGRRKPLLATYEPDKRLDSWLKVKKDYNSSFETLDMIPVAAWHGQGRKSKWWSPILMAVRNEDSGALEVVCKCMSGFTDAFYKANREHYDDGELSERQNTRTQKPAFVEYSGPEPDVWFEPQEVWEMAFADITLSPTYTAAIGLVSDERGLSLRFPRFLKKREDKSMDEASTNEFLAGLWRKQEAKAPTKEGQGDVLDEFEE; encoded by the exons atGCCCAGCCCAAGTAAGAAGAGGAAACTGAACGATCAGTCGTCAACCGGAGTACCTTCGAGAGGTCTGGAATACTTCTTCTCTAAGCAGAAGCAGAACGGCACATCGTCACTGAAACCCACAACGGAACCTGCTCCTGAAGCCATATCGAATGGCACGGGATCCGCCGACCAGCAGCCGGAGTTGACGGATGAGGAGCTTGCCAGGAAGCTGCAAGCGGAATGGGATGCCGAGGTGCAGAATGAAAGAGCAGAATCTACGCCATGTCCTGAGCCAGTAAATGACCCAAGTTTACGGTTGAATGAGACTAATGGAGAGGAACCTATCGAGGCAAAGTCTGGACTGAAAGGGTCGCCGACATCCTCGGTTCTGCCAATTGTTACGCCAAAGACGAAGACGCTGTCACTATCTTCCGTGGCAAATGCTGAAGACACGGTTTCAGCAACCATTCCTCTGGACCAAAGCCCACTGATATTTGATCCTTCGGAATATGTCCCTCGGCTGAAGGAATCATGGGCAGCTGAGGGAGGGCACGCTTCATACGCATTCCTCACCCGATGCTTCATTTTGGTATCCGCTACACAAAGTCGGATTAAGATTGTGGATACTCTAGTCAACTGTATCAGAGTACTGATTGAAGCTGACCCGGAGAGCCTACTGCCCGCGGTCTGGCTTGCAACAAATTCCATCTCGCCCCCTTACATCTCCTTAGAGCTCGGTTTGGGGGGGTCAGCGATTTCCAAGGCACTGAAGCAGGTGTGTGGATTAGACGGTCGCTCCCTAAAGACACTTTACGACAAGCACGGTGATGCCGGGGACGTTGCATTCGAGGCCAAGAAGAAGCAAAGCTTTACTCTGCGGAAACCGAAGCCCTTGACCATCAAGGCTGTCTACCAATCACTAGTCAAAATTGCTAATAGCCAAGGTAACGGAAGCGGCGAAGCAAAGCAGAGAATTGTCGATCGACTTCTACAAGATGCCCGCGGTGGTGAAGAGAGCAGGTTCATTGTACGAACATTGTGTCAACAT CTACGTATTGGTGCTGTCAAAACCACCATGTTGATTGCTCTCTCAAGAGCCTTATTCCTTTCTAGACCTCCGGGAGCTGAGTTCCCACTACGATCAGTCAAGGACCTCCAAAAACTAAAGAAGGAAGAGCTCGCTGAAGTATGGAGCAGGCCAGAGGAAATACTAAAGGCCTGCTTCGCGCGGCGCCCCAACTACAACGATCTTGTACCCGTCTTATTGGAAATTGGCGTCTGCGACGAGCTGTTACTTCGTTGTGATTTAACGCTGCACATACCACTCCGGCCCATGTTGGGAAGCATCACGAGAGACCTTTCCGAGATGCTCACGAAACTCCAGGGCAGAGACTTTGCTTGCGAGTTCAAGTATGACGGCCAAAGAGCTCAGATTCACTGCGATGAAAGCGGCAAAATTTCCATCTTCTCAAGACACCTCGAGCTGATGACGGACAAGTACCCCGACTTAGTCGCATTGATGCCCAAGGTTCGCGGCGAAGGCGTCAACAGCTTTATTATGGAAGGCGAAGTGGTGGCCGTGGACAGCGAGACGGGAGATTTGAAGAACTTCCAGACGCTGAGCAATCGCGCGCGGAAGGATGTCGCTATTGGCAGCGTGCAAGTCAACGTTTGCATGTTCGCATTTGACCTCATGTTTCTCAACGGACAACCCCTACTGAACCGGCCCTTTCGAGAAAGAAGGGAGCTCCTGCGATCGATGTTTATCGAAGTTCCCCGCCAATTCACCTGGGTGAAGAGCCTGGATGCTACGTCGCAAGACTCGGATGCTGTATTGGAGTTTTTTAAGGCGGCAACCAATATCAAGTGTGAAGGCATTATGGTCAAAATCTTGGACAACTTGACAGATGTCCCCTACCATGGTGACGGCGCAGTAGATGCCGATGGCGAGGTTGCCGAGGAACCCAGAACGCCTTCAAAGTCAAAATCACGAAGCAAAGGCACCAAGGGCGAGGAGGGCGCTccgaagaagaagggcagACGCAAGCCTCTCTTGGCCACATACGAGCCCGATAAGCGACTAGACTCGTGGCTAAAGGTCAAGAAGGACTACAACTCAAGCTTTGAGACGTTGGACATGATTCCGGTAGCCGCCTGGCACGGACAAGGCCGGAAGTCCAAATGGTGGTCGCCAATCCTCATGGCCGTCCGCAACGAGGACAGCGGCGCCCTCGAGGTCGTGTGCAAGTGCATGTCGGGCTTTACAGACGCCTTCTATAAGGCGAACAGGGAACACTACGACGACGGCGAGCTAAGCGAGAGGCAGAACACGCGCACCCAGAAGCCCGCGTTTGTCGAGTACTCTGGTCCCGAGCCTGACGTGTGGTTCGAGCCTCAGGAGGTGTGGGAGATGGCGTTTGCGGACATCACTCTGAGTCCGACGTACACGGCCGCCATTGGGCTCGTCAGCGACGAACGAGGGTTGAGCCTGCGATTCCCTCGATTTTTGAAGAAGCGCGAGGATAAGAGCATGGACGAGGCGAGTACGAATGAGTTTCTTGCTGGTTTGTGGAGGAAGCAGGAGGCGAAGGCGCCGACGAAGGAAGGGCAGGGCGATGTTTTGGACGAATTTGAAGAGTAA
- a CDS encoding prenylcysteine oxidase, with translation MWGSKLSAVLSALSLTQSVPATELEQVVTENGVKQVAIIGAGAGGSSAAYYLQKFAEAEGLPVNITVFEKTDRVGGRTLTVDAYGNPLEPVELGASIFIEANHIIYNASINFGLPLKEPESGSDGFLGIWDGEKFVFSQDDSSWNWWNLAKLFWKYGTAPYKAQKLVQSTVATFLQLYEKPHFPFRSLTQRVFELDLLKATSVTGEQFLANNDISELFSHDIIQAATRVNYASNLKYIHGLETMVSLAPEGARQVIGGNWQVFQAMLQRSNATLHRNTSVTSIAVKSGPSSSKYLLSTKDARAEAEAESNQYPIAFDNVVIATPWQYGDISVSEDLFQHKIDEVPYTKLHVTLFASPFHLSPEYFGLEPGSKAPDSVLTTLGPDDEAKAGSEGAGKAGFYSVSTLRTVTNPDTLKDEFLYKIFSPKKVTAEFLSKLLGVEVPASIVAGKKSEEAGQRTVEPISWYYPHVFNSYPIEYPRVTFQDPILRDGLYYLSGVESFISCMETSALMGMNIAKLIADDFSEAKETLEEKIEVDGAQEVLGQIEKEAPVAEEL, from the exons ATGTGGGGGTCCAAGCTCTCAGCTGTGCTGTCCGCGCTCAGCTTGACACAATCCGTTCCTGCGACTGAGCTTGAGCAGGTTGTCACCGAGAATGGCGTGAAGCAAGTGGCCATCATTG GAGCGGGTGCCGGTGGTTCCTCCGCGGCCTACTACCTCCAAAAGTTCGCCGAAGCCGAAGGTCTTCCCGTCAACATTACTGTGTTTGAAAAGACCGATCGAGTAGGAGGCCGGACGTTGACCGTCGACGCTTACGGCAACCCGCTCGAACCAGTTGAGCTGGGCGCTTCCATCTTCATCGAGGCCAATCACATCATCTATAATGCCAGTATCAACTTTGGTCTTCCCCTGAAAGAGCCAGAGTCTGGCAGTGATGGCTTCCTGGGCATTTGGGACGGTGAGAAATTTGTCTTTTCCCAAGATGATAGTTCCTGGAATTGGTGGAACTTGGCCAAGCTCTTCTGGAAGTACGGCACCGCCCCGTACAAGGCGCAGAAGCTCGTGCAGTCGACCGTTGCGACCTTTTTGCAGCTCTATGAGAAACCTCACTTTCCTTTCCGATCGCTCACGCAAAGAGTATTCGAGCTGGATCTTTTGAAGGCAACTTCCGTTACCGGGGAGCAGTTTCTCGCCAACAACGAT ATCAGTGAGCTCTTCTCCCACGATATCATCCAGGCAGCCACCAGAGTCAACTATGCGTCAAACCTGAAGTATATCCATGGCCTTGAGACCATGGTCTCTCTTGCCCCTGAAGGCGCTCGGCAAGTCATTGGAGGCAACTGGCAGGTTTTCCAGGCAATGCTTCAAAGGAGTAACGCAACATTGCATCGCAACACTTCGGTGACATCAATCGCCGTGAAGTCTGGCCCTTCTAGCTCCAAGTATCTACTTTCAACCAAAGACGCTCGTGCTGAAGCCGAGGCAGAGTCGAACCAGTACCCGATTGCTTTCGACAACGTCGTCATTGCGACTCCTTGGCAGTATGGAGATATCAGTGTCTCAGAGGATCTTTTCCAGCACAAGATTGATGAGGTTCCTTACACCAAGCTTCACGTTACCCTTTTCGCCTCACCGTTCCACCTCTCCCCAGAGTACTTTGGTCTCGAGCCTGGTTCCAAGGCACCCGACTCAGTCTTGACAACGCTCGGGCCTGATGACGAGGCAAAAGCTGGCTCTGAAGGTGCTGGCAAGGCTGGCTTCTACTCTGTCAGCACCCTCAGAACCGTTACAAACCCCGACACTCTCAAGGACGAGTTTCTCTACAAGATCTTCTCTCCTAAGAAGGTGACGGCAGAGTTCCTGTCAAAGCTGCTTGGCGTTGAAGTGCCGGCGTCCATTGTTGCGGGCAAAAAGTCAGAGGAAGCTGGCCAGCGCACTGTTGAACCCATCTCTTGGTATTACCCGCATGTGTTCAACTCGTACCCCATTGAATACCCGCGTGTCACTTTCCAAGACCCCATCCTGAGGGACGGACTTTATTATCTTTCGGGCGTCGAAAGCTTCATCTCGTGTATGGAGACCAGCGCCTTGATGGGGATGAACATTGCAAAGTTGATTGCCGACGATTTCTCAGAGGCCAAGGAGACACTCGAGGAGAAGATCGAGGTCGATGGTGCGCAGGAGGTACTGGGCCAAATTGAGAAGGAGGCGCCCGTGGCTGAGGAGCTGTGA
- a CDS encoding T-complex protein 1, with product MLIERISQEWTTVGARHPPPPSWQLGSEPAPSTSVNLENTPRQVANPITLPTDTPSRTPRRPQANMSAAQLLNPKAESRRRGEALKVNISAGEGLQDVLKSNLGPLGTIKMLVDGSGQIKLTKDGNVLLREMQIQNPTAVMIARAATAQDDICGDGTTSAVLLIGELLKQADRYISEGLHPRIITDGFEIAKNEALKFLDGFKLEKEVDRELLLSVARTSLSTKLNSNLAAKLTPDIVDAVLAIYQAPAKPDLHMVEIMKMQHRTASDTQLIKGLALDHGARHPDMPKRLENAYILTMNVSLEYEKSEINSGFFYSSAEQRDKLVESERRFVDAKLKKIVELKKEVCGNDPTKNFVIINQKGIDPLSLDVLAKNGILALRRAKRRNMERLQLICGGVAQNSVDDLSPESLGWAGLVYEQTLGEEKYTFIEEVKEPKSVTLLIKGPNAHTITQVTDAVRDGLRSVYNMIVDKSVVPGAGAFQVACAAHLKSDAFSKTVKGKAKWGVEAFADALLIIPKTLAANAGLDIQDALAAMQDEHADGNIVGLDLATGEPMDAELEGIFDSFRVLRNCIASSSSIASNLLLCDELLKARQMGRAGGPGPGMDGPEEQKALILDLSKLRAGMISNYEDNSCIPFPFIVCYPSLEEGNQPNPSIWQPIPIYTTMADYDSDSSEQEFTETNVLLGYASKDADDDTISRLGGQPEWLNPEQPASAALARCQVCNEIMVQLLQLNGELPEKFPGHERRLYVFACRKSTCRRKQGSIRAVRGVKVSKEAQAAAAKKAEAKPQKKVEEKEEPKKDVSSGLGTALFGGGSGAANPFGGNANPFSTGASSSSSPFGTAAPSNPFSTPAAADEPTQKKEVAKDPAESLPKTFAETLNLNNPQTPSGPPPPPEPCPAADALPKPYPISYLADAEFETLDPEPMPVPQNARMEVDTEGGSGAGGGGDMKDVFESSMDAAFQKFADRMEQNPEQCIRYEFNGTPLLYSKADAVGAKLGAAAGSGGMTRCGNCGARRVFEVQMTPHAITELEAEELSLEGMDWGTIIVGVCEADCQQRGVEVAHQNNEKKKKRFTRHFKHCGMSHIQGYTLWPPIPKSKVNAGNFCRHALFQP from the exons ATGCTTATAGAGAGAATTAGTCAAGAATGGACCACTGTAGGTGCCAGGcacccaccaccaccaagcTGGCAATTAGGTAGTGAGCCAGCACCTTCTACCAGC GTCAATCTCGAGAACACTCCACGTCAGGTCGCTAATCCAATAACTTTACCGACTGATACCCCCTCACGAACCCCTCGACGACCTCAAGCCAACATGTCTGCGGCGCAACTGCTCAACCCCAAGGCCGAATCGAGG CGGCGGGGTGAAGCCCTGAAGGTCAACATCAGCGCTGGTGAAGGCCTCCAGGATGTCCTCAAGTCCAACCTCGGCCCTTTGGGCACTATCAAGAT GCTTGTCGATGGCTCCGGTCAA ATCAAGTTGACAAAAGATGGAAACGTCCTCCTCCGCGAGATGCAAATTCAAAATCCTACCGCAGTCATGATTGCTAGAGCTGCGACGGCACAAGATGATATTTGCGGAGACGGCACGACATCAGCTGTCCTGTTGATCGGAGAGCTCCTCAAGCAGGCGGATCGTTATATCTCAGAAGGACTGCATCCTAGAATTATTACGGATGGTTTCGAGATCGCCAAGAACGAGGCGTTGAAG TTCCTTGACGGCTTCAAGCTCGAGAAGGAGGTCGACCGCGAGTTGCTTCTCTCCGTGGCCCGCACGTCGCTTTCCACGAAGCTTAACTCCAACCTTGCGGCCAAGCTCACCCCCGATATCGTCGATGCTGTTCTCGCCATCTACCAGGCACCTGCCAAGCCGGACCTGCACATGGTCGAGATCATGAAGATGCAGCACCGGACCGCCTCCGACACCCAGTTGATCAAAGGTCTTGCCCTCGACCACGGCGCCCGCCACCCCGATATGCCCAAGCGCCTTGAGAACGCCTACATCCTGACGATGAACGTCAGCTTGGAGTACGAGAAGTCTGAGATCAACTCTGGATTCTTCTACTCTAGCGCAGAGCAGAGAGACAAGCTGGTGGAGAGCGAGCGTCGTTTCGTTGATGCTAAGTTGAAGAAGATTGTCGAGCTGAAGAAGGAGGTTTGCGGAAACGACCCCACCAAGAACTTCGTCATCATCAACCAGAAGGGCATTGACCCTCTTTCTCTCGACGTACTGGCCAAGAACGGCATTCTCGCCCTCCGCCGTGCCAAGAGAAGAAACATGGAGAGACTGCAGCTCATCTGTGGTGGTGTTGCACAGAACAGTGTTGACGACCTGTCACCCGAGTCTCTGGGATGGGCTGGTCTTGTCTACGAGCAAACTCTGGGCGAGGAGAAGTACACCTTCATCGAGGAGGTTAAGGAGCCCAAGTCCGTCACCCTGTTGATCAAGGGACCCAATGCACACACCATTACTCAGGTTACGGACGCTGTCCGTGACGGTCTGCGCAGTGTCTACAACATGATTGTGGACAAGAGCGTTGTCCCGGGTGCTGGTGCTTTCCAGGTTGCCTGCGCAGCACACCTCAAGAGCGACGCCTTCTCCAAGACGGTGAAGGGCAAGGCCAAGTGGGGTGTCGAGGCCTTCGCCGATGCTCTGCTGATTATTCCCAAGACTCTCGCTGCCAACGCCGGTCTTGACATCCAGGATGCTC TTGCTGCTATGCAGGATGAGCACGCGGATGGCAACATCGTTGGCTTGGACCTGGCAACGGGCGAGCCGATGGACGCAGAGCTCGAGGGTATCTTCGACTCCTTCAGAGTACTCAGAAACTGCATCGCCTCAAGTTCGAGCATTGCATCCAACCTGCTTCTGTGCGACGAACTCTTGAAGGCGAGACAGATGGGCAGAGCGGGAGGCCCTGGCCCTGGTATGGACGGCCCTGAGGA ACAAAAGGCGTTGATCTTAGATCTGTCAAAGCTGAGAGCCGGAATGATATCCAACTATGAAGACAATTCCTGCATTCCATTTC CCTTCATCGTTTGCTACCCCTCGCTGGAGGAGGGCAA ccagcccaacccGTCAATCTGGCAGCCCATACCGATTTACACAACCATGGCAGATTACGACAGTGATTCCTCCGAGCAGGAGTTCACCGAGACCAACGTGTTGCTCGGTTACGCCAGCAAAGACGCCGACGATGACACCATCAGTCGTCTTGGTGGTCAACCA GAATGGTTGAACCCCGAACAACCAGCCTCAGCAGCCCTGGCGCGGTGTCAAGTGTGCAACGAGATCATGGTCCAGCTTCTCCAACTCAACGGCGAGCTCCCCGAGAAGTTCCCCGGCCACGAGCGCCGCCTGTACGTCTTCGCCTGCCGCAAATCCACCTGCCGGCGCAAGCAGGGCAGCATCCGCGCTGTGAGAGGTGTCAAGGTATCCAAGGAAGCGCAAGCAGCGGCAGCAAAGAAGGCGGAAGCGAAGCCTCAGAAGAAGGTggaggagaaggaagagCCCAAGAAAGACGTCAGCTCGGGACTGGGAACCGCGCTTTTTGGCGGCGGTTCCGGTGCAGCGAACCCATTCGGAGGCAACGCGAACCCGTTCAGCACGGGCGCCTCTTCAAGCAGCAGCCCCTTTGGCACCGCCGCCCCGTCGAACCCGTTTTCTacccccgccgccgccgacgagCCCACGCAGAAGAAGGAGGTGGCCAAGGACCCGGCCGAGTCCCTCCCCAAGACCTTTGCCGAGACGCTGAACCTCAACAACCCGCAAACGCCTTCCGGGCCGCCCCCACCGCCAGAGCCGTGTCCCGCGGCCGACGCCCTGCCTAAGCCGTACCCGATTTCCTACCTCGCGGACGCCGAGTTCGAGACGCTCGACCCGGAACCTATGCCCGTGCCGCAGAACGCGCGGATGGAGGTGGACACCGAGGGTGGTAGCGGCGCTGGTGGGGGAGGCGACATGAAGGACGTCTTCGAGTCGTCCATGGACGCGGCGTTTCAAAAGTTTGCGGACCGCATGGAGCAGAACCCGGAACAGTGTATCCGCTACGAGTTCAACGGCACGCCGCTGCTGTACTCCAAGGCGGATGCCGTGGGCGCGAAGCTGGGCGCCGCTGCCGGCAGTGGTGGAATGACGCGGTGCGGAAACTGTGGTGCCAGGCGCGTGTTTGAGGTGCAGATGACGCCGCATGCCATCACCGAGCTCGAGGCGGAGGAGCTGTCGCTTGAGGGTATGGACTGGGGTACCATCATTGTCGGCGTTTGCGAGGCGGATTGTCAGCAGCGCGGTGTCGAGGTTG CACATCAAAATAatgagaagaaaaagaagcgTTTTACACGACATTTCAAACATTGTGGCATGTCTCATATTCAGGGATATACTCTATGGCCCCCGATTCCAAAGTCAAAAGTGAACGCCGGTAATTTTTGCCGCCATGCTCTCTTCCAGCCCTAA
- a CDS encoding eukaryotic translation initiation factor 3 subunit K has product MLNGEDPPERPDYIVNIINGLERYNPEAVVNLESYLQEQCEQKYCDCNANRTLLKLYQLNPDRLKDEVVTNILVKAMTQFPSPQFTLALHLINPSTIAQGELHEAVAKLRTLNSQLEGSQYARFWNTIDGDDLCADLIADISGFEDLIRSNIANSIAQAFREVSLSQLESWLGLDGDATAKFVTEVAGWTVGDNGVVTIPKNAENEAKKSEIREDVNVDMFSRILRRSWEETA; this is encoded by the exons ATGTTGAACGGCGAAGATCCGCCCGAGCGGCCCGACTACATTGTCAACATCATCAATGGCCTCGAGCGGTACAACCCTGAGGCTGTCGTCAACCTCGAGTCCTACCTGCAGGAGCAGTGCGAGCAGAAGTACTGCGATTGCAATGCGAACCGGACACTCCTGAAGCT GTACCAGCTTAACCCCGACCGTCTCAAGGATGAGGTCGTCACCAACATCCTCGTCAAGGCCATGACCCAGTTCCCCTCGCCGCAGTTCACCCTCGCCCTGCACCTCATCAACCCCTCCACCATCGCCCAGGGCGAGCTCCACGAGGCCGTCGCCAAGCTGCGCACCCTCAACAGCCAGCTCGAGGGCTCCCAGTACGCCCGCTTCTGGAACACCATTGACGGCGATGACCTCTGCGCCGACCTCATTGCCGACATCTCAGGCTTCGAGGACCTCATCCGCAGCAACATTGCCAACTCGATCGCCCAGGCCTTCCGCGAGGTCAGCCTGTCCCAGCTCGAGTCGTGGCTCGGCCTCGACGGCGACGCCACCGCAAAGTTCGTCACCGAGGTTGCCGGCTGGACCGTTGGCGACAATGGCGTCGTTACTATCCCCAAGAACGCCGAGAACGAGGCCAAGAAGTCTGAGATCAGGGAGGACGTCAACGTCGACATGTTTTCGAGGATTCTTCGCAGATCATGGGAGGAGACTGCGTAA
- a CDS encoding BolA-like protein — MANQITEASLKQALTERLQAIHVEISDMSGGCGQAFTSTIVSPAFEKQTSLKRHRLVNAALKDEIAQIHAWSAKCQTPAEWERDRAAAGGGSDGPPMDGTVGGRVEGVAQ; from the exons ATGGCAAACCAAATAACAGAGGCCTCGCTAAAGCAGGCCCTCACCGAGCGTCTGCAGGCAATTCACGTCGAGATCTCGGATATGTCAG GCGGCTGCGGACAAGCCTTCACCTCGACGATCGTCTCCCCCGCCTTCGAGAAACAAACCTCCCTGAAGCGCCACCGCCTCGTCAACGCCGCCCTCAAGGACGAGATCGCCCAGATCCACGCCTGGAGCGCAAAGTGCCAGACGCCCGCCGAGTGGGAGCGCGATAGAGCCGCCGCCGGCGGAGGCAGCGACGGCCCGCCGATGGACGGGACTGTCGGCGGCAGGGTGGAGGGTGTTGCGCAGTGA